ATATGAATTACTTTGATATGTATTTCCTGAACGCGGTCGGAGTATTCCGACATCGGCGCGCGGATTTCTATATCGGCGAGTTTTGCGAGTTCGCCGCCGCCTTTGCCCGTCAGCGCCACCACAGTTATCCCCATTTCGCGCGCGGTTTTCGCCGCTTCGACAACGTTTTTCGAATTTCCGCTCGTGCTAAGCGCAAGCAGGACGTCGCCTTTTTTGCCGACTCCCTCGACGTATCTTGAAAACACGATGTCGGGCGAGAAGTCGTTTACGGTGCATGTAAGATACGCGGGGTCGTTGATTGCGATTGCGGGGAATGGGCGGCGGTTTTTTCTGAACCGCGCGGTAAGTTCTTCGGCAAAGTGCGTGGCGTCGCACAGCGAGCCTCCGTTGCCGCAGGCTAGTATTTTATTGCCGCAGTCGAGGGCGATTTTCATCGTCTTTGCCGCGCTTTCGATTGCGTCGATTGTCGCGGGGTTGGATACGAATTTGTCGAGCGCGTTTTGCGCCTCTTTTAGCGAATTTACGATGTCCTCTCTCATTTTATTTCTCCGATTGCAAAATTCCGTTTGCCGCAACAGACACCGCCGCGATGTCGCCTATCGACTCGCCGAGAAGCGCGGGAACAACTTTGCATTTTTTTGCGGCGTTCGGCAAAGCTTCCGCGTCTATGATTTTCTGCATTTCCCTGCGGATAAGGTTTTCGGAGCGGGCGAAAATACTGCCGATGACTATTGTCTGAGGGTTCAGAATGTCGATTAGAATCGAGATTCCGAAGCCCAGTTTCCTCGCCGAAATTTTATACACTTCGATTGCCGTCGGGTCTCCCGCGTCGGCGGCTGCGGCTATGTTTTTTGCGCTCACCAAGTCCAATTCGGCGGGCGACGCGCAGAATGCGCACGCTTTGCCCTGCTGGAAAAGTTCCGCCGCCTTTGCCCTGCCGAGCTGGGCGATTCCCGAACCGCTGCAAAAACCCTCGAACGACCCCGCCTTTGCGTAGCCCACAGGCCCGAATTCCGACAGTCTGACGTGCCCGACCTCCCCCGCGTTGTCGTTTGTGCCCGCGTAGAGTTTGCCGTCGAGGATAAGCCCCGCGCCAAGCCCCGTGCCGAAGGTCATAAACACCATATTCTTGGAGCCTTTGCCCGCGCCGTAGAGCCATTCGGCGAGAGCGCATGCGTTGGCGTCATTTTGGAGGAATGTAGGCACGCCGAGTCTGCGGCGAACGATTTCGGTAATTTTAACGTTGTCCCAGCCTACGAGGTTCGGAGGCGACATTATCACCCCGCGCGAGCTGTCGAGCGGCCCACCGCAGCTTATGCCGACCGCCGAAACGCTCTTTGCGCGGGCTGCCGTCTTTTCGGCGGTTTCGAGGATTTTTTCAATCGTCGCCTCGGGATTGCCGACAATCGTCGGAAAGGACT
The Opitutia bacterium KCR 482 genome window above contains:
- a CDS encoding SIS domain-containing protein; translation: MREDIVNSLKEAQNALDKFVSNPATIDAIESAAKTMKIALDCGNKILACGNGGSLCDATHFAEELTARFRKNRRPFPAIAINDPAYLTCTVNDFSPDIVFSRYVEGVGKKGDVLLALSTSGNSKNVVEAAKTAREMGITVVALTGKGGGELAKLADIEIRAPMSEYSDRVQEIHIKVIHILVQETAG
- a CDS encoding ROK family protein is translated as MRQFIGIDIGGTKCAVVAARERADGGTPEIFEKKSFPTIVGNPEATIEKILETAEKTAARAKSVSAVGISCGGPLDSSRGVIMSPPNLVGWDNVKITEIVRRRLGVPTFLQNDANACALAEWLYGAGKGSKNMVFMTFGTGLGAGLILDGKLYAGTNDNAGEVGHVRLSEFGPVGYAKAGSFEGFCSGSGIAQLGRAKAAELFQQGKACAFCASPAELDLVSAKNIAAAADAGDPTAIEVYKISARKLGFGISILIDILNPQTIVIGSIFARSENLIRREMQKIIDAEALPNAAKKCKVVPALLGESIGDIAAVSVAANGILQSEK